One Pseudomonadota bacterium genomic window carries:
- a CDS encoding NAD(P)H-dependent oxidoreductase subunit E, producing the protein MSGLSHHTREVIDHWVAKYPPERKQSAVLAALTEAQHENGGHLTVALMDEVADYLGMPRIAVYEVASFYSMLETRPVGRHSVSICTNLSCWLRGADALVAHVEKKLGIKTGSSTPDGRVYMKREEECLAACCGAPMMMVDHKYYEDLTPSKIDEVLDGLT; encoded by the coding sequence ATGAGCGGGCTCTCGCATCACACAAGAGAGGTGATCGACCACTGGGTCGCCAAGTATCCGCCGGAGCGCAAGCAATCGGCGGTGCTTGCGGCGCTCACCGAGGCCCAGCACGAGAACGGCGGTCATCTCACCGTGGCGCTCATGGACGAGGTCGCGGACTATCTCGGCATGCCGCGCATCGCGGTCTACGAGGTCGCGAGCTTCTATTCCATGCTCGAAACCAGACCCGTCGGCCGCCACAGCGTCTCGATCTGCACCAACCTCTCCTGCTGGCTCAGGGGCGCGGATGCCCTGGTCGCGCACGTCGAGAAAAAGCTCGGGATCAAGACCGGGAGTAGCACCCCCGACGGGCGGGTCTACATGAAGCGCGAGGAGGAGTGCCTGGCCGCCTGCTGCGGGGCCCCGATGATGATGGTGGACCATAAGTACTACGAGGACCTCACCCCGTCCAAGATCGACGAGGTGCTGGACGGCCTCACATGA
- the nuoH gene encoding NADH-quinone oxidoreductase subunit NuoH, protein MGQAFAATGVEVAGSEPLIWIVFKIILIVLPLLLGVAYLTFAERKVIGYMQVRIGPNRVGPRGWLQPIADVLKLVLKEVIIPSGANRVLYLAAPILTLAPALAAWAVVPFDNLKVLADINAGLLYILAMTSTGVYGIIIAGWASNSKYAFLGAMRSAAQMVSYEIAMGFALVGVLIAAGSLNLHDIVVAQAGSLLHWFWLPLLPLFVIYFVSGVAETNRAPFDIAEGESEIVAGFHVEYAGMSFALFFLAEYMNMILISALAAVMFLGGWLSPFQGVPVLEGLFSFVPGIAWLFLKVSFFLFWFLWLRATFPRYRYDQIMRLGWKVFIPITIVWIVVVGLLVMVGVPPWFDR, encoded by the coding sequence ATCGGGCAGGCGTTCGCGGCAACGGGTGTCGAGGTGGCCGGGTCGGAGCCGCTCATCTGGATCGTCTTCAAGATCATCCTCATCGTCCTCCCGCTTCTGCTCGGGGTCGCCTATCTGACCTTCGCCGAGCGCAAGGTGATCGGCTACATGCAGGTGCGCATCGGCCCGAACCGGGTCGGCCCGCGCGGCTGGCTCCAGCCGATCGCGGACGTGCTCAAGCTGGTGCTCAAAGAGGTCATCATCCCGAGCGGCGCCAATCGGGTCCTGTACCTCGCCGCCCCCATCCTTACGCTCGCCCCGGCACTCGCGGCCTGGGCGGTCGTGCCCTTCGACAACCTCAAGGTCCTCGCGGACATCAACGCCGGGCTCCTGTACATCCTCGCCATGACCTCCACGGGCGTCTACGGCATCATCATCGCGGGATGGGCCTCCAACTCGAAGTACGCCTTCCTCGGCGCCATGCGCTCGGCCGCGCAGATGGTCTCCTATGAGATCGCGATGGGCTTCGCGCTGGTCGGTGTCTTGATCGCCGCGGGCAGCCTGAACCTCCACGACATCGTCGTGGCCCAAGCCGGTAGTCTGCTCCACTGGTTCTGGCTGCCGCTCCTGCCGCTCTTCGTCATCTATTTCGTCTCCGGGGTGGCGGAGACCAACCGCGCGCCGTTCGACATCGCCGAGGGCGAATCCGAGATCGTCGCGGGTTTTCACGTGGAATACGCGGGGATGTCGTTCGCGCTCTTCTTCCTCGCCGAGTACATGAACATGATCCTGATCTCGGCGCTCGCCGCCGTGATGTTCCTGGGCGGGTGGCTGTCGCCGTTTCAGGGTGTCCCGGTCCTGGAGGGCCTGTTCTCCTTCGTGCCCGGCATCGCGTGGCTGTTCCTCAAGGTCTCTTTCTTCCTGTTCTGGTTCCTGTGGCTACGGGCGACATTCCCACGCTATCGTTACGATCAGATCATGCGGCTCGGCTGGAAGGTCTTCATCCCCATCACGATCGTCTGGATCGTCGTGGTGGGTCTCCTGGTGATGGTCGGGGTACCGCCCTGGTTTGATCGGTAA
- a CDS encoding NADH-quinone oxidoreductase subunit D produces MPEIRNMTMNFGPQHPAAHGVLRLVLEMDGEVIERADPHIGLLHRATEKLAESKPYNQSIGYMDRLDYVSMMCNEHAYVLAIERLLGVEPPVRAQYIRVLFDEITRILNHLMWLGAHGLDIGAMTVFLYCFREREDLMDCYEAVSGTRMHATYYRPGGVYRDLPESMPQYQPSVFRNHKEVERLNDNRRGSLLHFIDDFAERFPACVDEYETLLTDNRIWKQRTVGIAVVTPERALALGFTGPMLRGSGVAWDLRKKQPYAVYDRLDFDIPVGVNGDCYDRYLVRIEEMRQSTRLIKQCVAWLRENPGPVIVPDHKLVPPPREVMKADMEALIHHFKLFTEGYCVPEGEVYCAVEHPKGEFGIYLVSDGANKPYRLKVRAAGFAHLAAMDELVRGHMLADVVATIGTMDIVFGEIDR; encoded by the coding sequence ATGCCTGAGATCCGCAACATGACCATGAACTTCGGGCCCCAGCACCCGGCGGCCCACGGGGTCCTGCGCCTCGTCCTCGAGATGGACGGCGAGGTCATCGAGCGCGCCGATCCGCACATCGGGCTCCTGCACCGCGCCACCGAGAAGCTCGCCGAGAGCAAGCCCTACAACCAGAGCATCGGCTACATGGACCGGCTCGACTACGTCTCCATGATGTGCAACGAGCACGCGTACGTGCTGGCCATCGAGCGCCTGCTCGGGGTCGAGCCGCCCGTCCGGGCCCAGTACATCCGGGTCTTGTTCGACGAGATCACCCGTATTCTCAACCACCTCATGTGGCTCGGGGCGCACGGCCTCGACATCGGCGCCATGACGGTGTTCCTCTATTGTTTCCGGGAACGCGAGGACCTCATGGACTGCTACGAGGCGGTCTCGGGGACGCGCATGCACGCCACCTATTACCGGCCGGGCGGAGTGTACCGCGATCTGCCCGAGAGCATGCCGCAGTATCAGCCCTCCGTCTTCCGCAACCACAAGGAGGTGGAGCGGCTGAACGACAATCGCCGCGGCTCACTCCTCCATTTCATCGACGACTTCGCCGAGCGTTTCCCGGCATGCGTGGACGAGTACGAGACGCTCTTGACCGACAACCGCATCTGGAAGCAGCGCACCGTGGGGATCGCCGTGGTGACACCCGAACGGGCGCTCGCCCTCGGCTTCACCGGCCCCATGCTGCGCGGCTCGGGGGTCGCCTGGGACCTCAGGAAAAAACAACCGTACGCGGTCTACGATCGGCTCGACTTCGACATCCCGGTCGGGGTCAACGGCGACTGCTACGACCGTTATCTGGTCCGCATCGAGGAGATGCGCCAGTCGACTCGCCTCATCAAGCAATGTGTCGCATGGCTGCGCGAAAACCCCGGCCCCGTGATCGTCCCCGACCACAAGCTGGTGCCGCCGCCGCGCGAGGTCATGAAGGCCGACATGGAGGCCCTCATCCACCACTTCAAGCTCTTTACCGAGGGTTATTGCGTGCCCGAAGGAGAGGTCTATTGCGCGGTCGAGCACCCCAAGGGCGAGTTCGGGATCTATCTGGTCTCGGACGGAGCCAACAAGCCGTATCGATTGAAGGTCCGGGCCGCCGGTTTCGCGCACCTCGCGGCGATGGACGAGCTGGTGCGGGGGCACATGCTCGCGGATGTGGTGGCGACCATCGGCACCATGGACATCGTGTTCGGGGAGATCGACCGATGA
- a CDS encoding NADH-quinone oxidoreductase subunit A, whose product MLAEYVPVLVFIVIALVFGAVALTVGFVLGPRHAYAEKDSPYECGFEAFEDARMQFDVRYYLVAILFIIFDLEIAFLFPWAVALGDIGVTGFVAMMVFLGVLVIGFVYEWKKGALEWE is encoded by the coding sequence ATGCTCGCGGAATATGTACCCGTACTGGTCTTCATCGTCATCGCGCTCGTCTTCGGCGCGGTGGCGCTGACCGTGGGTTTCGTGCTCGGGCCGCGGCACGCCTATGCGGAGAAGGACTCGCCCTATGAGTGCGGCTTCGAGGCCTTCGAGGACGCGCGCATGCAGTTCGATGTCCGCTACTACCTCGTCGCCATCCTGTTCATCATCTTCGATCTGGAGATCGCCTTCCTGTTCCCGTGGGCGGTGGCGCTCGGGGACATCGGCGTGACCGGCTTCGTGGCCATGATGGTGTTCCTGGGCGTGCTCGTCATCGGCTTCGTGTACGAGTGGAAGAAGGGCGCGCTCGAATGGGAATAA
- the nuoF gene encoding NADH-quinone oxidoreductase subunit NuoF, with the protein MPYLNQGLTQVPYFNQVCFATLGHDRPYSMETYRKLGGYEAWKKILAEKTPREAIIEEVKSSGLRGRGGAGFPTGLKWSFMPKVPSGPHYIVCNSDESEPGTCKDRDILRFNPHAVIEGMAIAGYAIGAEVGYHYMRGEFMDEPATRFEDALKEAYEAGLLGRDIQGSGIDFDLYNHLGAGAYICGEETALLESLEGKKGLPRFKPPFPAGYGLYGRPTTINNTESLASVPTILRMGARWFLEIGEPNNGGTKVFSVTGHVQRPGNFEVPLGTPFPDLLVLAGGMWKGRNLKAVIPGGSSVPVLPGDAMMACTMDYDSISKAGSLLGSGAVIVMDETTCMVQVLRRISRFYYAESCGQCTPCREGTGWLYRMLTRIVEGRGRAEDLDKLDDVARKIEGHTICAFGDAAAMPVRSFIKHFRHEFEHYLEHGRSLMDGVEREAA; encoded by the coding sequence ATGCCCTATCTCAATCAGGGCCTCACTCAGGTGCCGTATTTCAATCAGGTCTGCTTTGCGACGCTCGGGCACGACCGGCCCTATAGCATGGAGACCTACCGCAAGCTCGGCGGTTATGAAGCGTGGAAGAAGATCCTCGCCGAGAAGACCCCGCGCGAGGCCATCATCGAGGAGGTCAAGTCCTCGGGCCTGCGCGGTCGCGGTGGCGCCGGATTCCCGACCGGGCTCAAGTGGAGCTTCATGCCCAAGGTCCCGAGCGGACCGCACTACATCGTCTGCAACTCCGATGAGAGCGAGCCAGGCACCTGCAAGGACCGCGACATCCTGCGCTTCAACCCCCATGCGGTCATCGAGGGCATGGCCATCGCGGGCTATGCGATCGGCGCTGAGGTGGGCTACCACTACATGCGCGGGGAGTTCATGGACGAGCCCGCGACGCGCTTCGAGGACGCCCTGAAGGAGGCCTACGAGGCCGGCCTGCTCGGCCGTGACATCCAGGGCTCGGGCATCGACTTTGATCTCTACAACCACCTCGGCGCGGGCGCCTACATCTGCGGCGAGGAGACCGCCCTCTTGGAGTCCCTGGAGGGCAAGAAGGGCCTGCCGCGCTTCAAACCCCCCTTCCCCGCCGGCTACGGCCTCTACGGCCGCCCGACCACGATCAACAACACCGAGTCCCTGGCCTCGGTCCCGACCATCCTGCGCATGGGGGCGCGCTGGTTCCTCGAGATCGGCGAGCCCAACAATGGCGGCACCAAGGTCTTCTCGGTGACCGGGCACGTCCAACGTCCCGGCAACTTCGAGGTCCCCCTCGGCACGCCCTTCCCCGATCTCCTGGTGCTGGCCGGCGGGATGTGGAAGGGCCGCAATCTCAAGGCCGTGATCCCGGGCGGCTCCTCGGTGCCGGTCCTGCCCGGTGACGCCATGATGGCGTGCACCATGGACTACGATTCCATCTCCAAGGCCGGCTCGTTGCTCGGCTCGGGCGCGGTGATCGTCATGGACGAGACCACCTGCATGGTGCAGGTGCTGCGGCGCATCTCGCGTTTCTACTATGCCGAGTCCTGCGGTCAATGTACCCCCTGCCGGGAAGGCACGGGCTGGCTGTACCGGATGTTGACGCGCATCGTCGAAGGCCGAGGACGGGCCGAGGACCTCGACAAGCTCGACGATGTGGCCAGGAAGATCGAAGGCCACACCATCTGCGCGTTCGGCGATGCCGCGGCCATGCCGGTCCGGAGCTTCATCAAGCATTTCCGCCACGAGTTCGAGCACTACCTCGAGCACGGCCGGAGCCTCATGGACGGCGTGGAGCGCGAGGCGGCATGA
- a CDS encoding lysylphosphatidylglycerol synthase domain-containing protein has protein sequence MDPETLTTHDGRGGPREDPPVRATSGWPMTLLSLVLFTVAIGAIYHVCKDLDVARLVAQLSALSAGQILAALLLTAGSYAIFTGYDWSGLRYIGARIPYRTVALAAFCGCAIANTVGANLVSGGSVRYRIYVPAGLSSVDVARITLFGMAAYGLGNFVIAAAAVLVYPDLIAGFTGLPATTLHAIGIVGLVAFGAVIAATFLRRAPLRLGRLEVPLPTPGLAITQIVLTLTDIVLAGACLYLLLDSPEVPFLGFLVVYTLATVAGMVSHVPGGIGVFEGILLVTFRSLIPTESLAAALLVYRAIYNLLPLAVATVLLMGRETWERTRA, from the coding sequence ATGGATCCCGAGACCCTCACCACCCACGACGGGCGCGGCGGCCCGCGGGAGGACCCTCCAGTCCGTGCAACGAGCGGCTGGCCCATGACGCTCCTCTCGCTTGTGCTCTTCACCGTAGCGATCGGGGCGATCTACCACGTGTGCAAAGACCTCGATGTGGCGCGTCTGGTGGCGCAGCTTTCCGCACTATCGGCGGGACAGATCCTCGCGGCGTTGCTGCTCACCGCCGGGAGCTACGCTATCTTTACCGGCTACGACTGGTCGGGCCTGCGCTACATCGGGGCGAGGATCCCCTACCGGACCGTGGCGCTCGCGGCCTTTTGCGGCTGCGCGATCGCCAATACCGTGGGCGCCAATCTCGTGTCCGGGGGCTCGGTACGCTATCGGATCTATGTGCCGGCGGGACTGTCCAGCGTCGATGTCGCGCGCATCACGCTCTTCGGCATGGCGGCCTACGGGCTCGGCAACTTCGTCATCGCGGCGGCGGCGGTGCTCGTCTATCCGGACTTGATCGCGGGCTTCACCGGCCTCCCGGCCACCACCCTGCACGCCATCGGCATCGTGGGACTCGTGGCGTTCGGGGCGGTCATCGCCGCGACGTTCTTGCGGCGTGCCCCCCTGCGTCTCGGTCGCCTAGAGGTCCCGTTGCCCACCCCGGGGCTGGCCATCACGCAGATCGTCTTGACGCTCACCGACATCGTGCTCGCCGGGGCCTGCCTGTACCTCCTCCTGGACTCGCCCGAGGTCCCGTTCCTCGGCTTCTTGGTCGTCTACACCCTCGCCACCGTGGCCGGCATGGTGAGCCACGTCCCGGGCGGCATCGGCGTATTCGAGGGCATCCTGCTCGTCACCTTTCGCTCGCTCATCCCGACCGAGTCGCTGGCCGCGGCCCTCCTCGTCTACCGGGCGATTTACAACCTCCTGCCGCTCGCCGTCGCCACGGTGCTGCTCATGGGAAGGGAGACGTGGGAGCGGACCAGGGCCTAG
- a CDS encoding NADH-quinone oxidoreductase subunit C, with translation MSPLDAPKTPAETLAARLFERFGEKLDCRVAVGQVTAELAAEDLVEVCTALRDEPDLRFEQLMDVCGVDYSAYGQADWLTEDASTSGFSRGVSAGSYRETTPEGIPDRSAVGRSTPPGRSAPVRSRFAVVYHLLSVTHNRRLRIRAYAEGDPPCIASLVDLWPSADWFEREAFDLFGILFEGHPDLRRILTDYGFIGHPFRKDFPLEGNVEVRYDPEQERVIYQPVTIENRVLVPKVIRHDYPVPGATKADA, from the coding sequence TTGAGCCCCTTGGACGCCCCGAAGACCCCCGCGGAAACGCTGGCCGCGCGCCTCTTTGAGCGCTTCGGAGAGAAGCTCGACTGTAGAGTCGCGGTCGGCCAGGTGACGGCCGAGCTGGCCGCCGAGGATCTCGTCGAGGTGTGCACGGCATTGCGCGACGAGCCCGATCTCCGGTTCGAGCAGCTCATGGATGTGTGCGGCGTGGACTACTCGGCCTACGGCCAGGCCGACTGGCTCACCGAGGACGCCAGCACCTCGGGCTTCAGCCGCGGCGTCAGCGCTGGGAGCTACCGCGAGACGACGCCGGAGGGCATCCCGGATCGATCCGCCGTCGGTCGATCAACCCCCCCCGGTAGATCAGCCCCTGTTCGATCAAGGTTCGCGGTCGTCTATCACCTCCTGTCCGTGACCCACAACCGCCGTTTGAGAATCAGGGCCTACGCCGAGGGAGACCCGCCGTGCATCGCCTCGCTGGTCGACCTCTGGCCCTCGGCCGACTGGTTCGAGCGCGAGGCCTTCGATCTCTTCGGGATCCTGTTCGAGGGCCACCCGGATCTGCGCCGCATCCTGACCGATTACGGCTTCATCGGCCACCCCTTTCGCAAGGATTTCCCCTTGGAGGGCAATGTCGAGGTGCGTTACGACCCGGAGCAGGAACGAGTGATCTACCAACCCGTGACGATCGAGAACCGCGTGCTGGTCCCCAAGGTCATCCGCCACGATTACCCGGTGCCGGGAGCGACCAAGGCCGATGCCTGA
- the nuoG gene encoding NADH-quinone oxidoreductase subunit NuoG encodes MSEDLVTFEVDGLVLQAKKGAMLMEVTDAADIYIPRFCYHKKLSIAANCRMCLVEVEKAPKPLPACATPVMEGIKVYTRSPRAREAQAATMEFLLINHPLDCPICDQGGECELQDLAMGYGSDISRYVEKKRVVKDKDIGPLIQTDMTRCIHCTRCVRFGDEVAGLRELGATGRGEHLEIGTYIENAVSSEMSGNVIDLCPVGALTSKPFRYSARAWELRQKPGIAPHDAIGSNISFHIFQGRVKRVVPREHEGINEVWVSDRDRFSYEGLYSADRLLAPRIKENGSWREAEWETAFAFAAAGLKRAVASHGVEQLGALASPAATLEELYLFQKLARALGTDNIDHRLRQLDFSDDPQAPLFPWLGSTIADLERIGSALLIGSDPRKDQPIANHRLRKAAMHGGAVMVLNPIDFDFNYRIAQKLIIPPSRMVASLAGIAKALAEKPATNIAEILGGIEVTDEHREMAERLRGAGSGLVLLGNLAVSHPRWSALRALAGFIAEASGTRLGYLPEAANSAGAWLAGVLPHRRSGGRAVTVPGLSAGAMWDAGMKSFLLLGLEPELDAMRPAAALSALHGAEFVVSLSGYRTPIMDEYAHALLPIAGFAETAGTFVNAAGEWQAFEAAVSPLGEARPGWKVLRVLGNALGLSGFGFDGIEEVQTEVRGATGDATPDNRFHPMGGRWLSLAEVPVASAPANGALDLIAPVSMHRLDPLVRRAGALQRTADAGDDGLHLHPVLAQSLGLTDGARARLRQGRAVIELSVALDSSVPEGAVMLSAAREPASRLGACSGPVSLTKAAT; translated from the coding sequence ATGAGCGAGGACCTGGTCACCTTCGAAGTCGACGGCCTTGTGTTACAGGCCAAGAAGGGTGCCATGCTCATGGAGGTGACCGATGCGGCGGACATCTACATCCCGCGCTTCTGTTACCACAAGAAGCTCTCGATCGCGGCCAACTGCCGCATGTGTCTGGTCGAGGTCGAGAAGGCGCCGAAACCGCTGCCGGCCTGTGCGACGCCGGTCATGGAGGGCATCAAGGTCTACACCCGCTCGCCGCGCGCCAGGGAGGCGCAAGCGGCGACCATGGAGTTCCTGCTCATCAACCACCCCCTCGACTGCCCGATCTGCGATCAGGGCGGGGAGTGCGAGCTGCAGGACCTGGCCATGGGTTATGGATCCGATATCTCGCGCTATGTCGAGAAGAAGCGGGTCGTCAAGGACAAGGACATCGGGCCCCTCATCCAGACCGACATGACCCGCTGCATCCACTGCACGCGCTGCGTGCGTTTCGGCGACGAGGTCGCGGGGCTCCGGGAGCTCGGCGCCACGGGACGCGGTGAGCACTTGGAGATCGGGACCTACATCGAGAACGCCGTGTCCTCGGAGATGTCCGGCAATGTCATCGATCTCTGCCCGGTCGGGGCGCTCACCTCGAAACCCTTCCGCTACTCGGCGCGCGCCTGGGAGCTACGGCAGAAGCCCGGCATCGCGCCCCATGACGCCATCGGATCGAACATCTCGTTCCATATCTTCCAGGGCCGCGTGAAGCGGGTCGTGCCGCGCGAGCACGAGGGCATCAACGAGGTGTGGGTCTCGGACCGCGACCGCTTCAGCTACGAGGGGCTCTACAGCGCGGACCGCCTGCTCGCACCCCGGATCAAAGAAAACGGCTCCTGGCGCGAGGCGGAGTGGGAAACGGCCTTCGCCTTCGCCGCAGCCGGTCTCAAGCGTGCCGTCGCGTCGCACGGGGTCGAGCAGCTCGGGGCCCTGGCCTCACCCGCCGCGACCCTCGAGGAGCTCTATCTCTTCCAGAAGCTCGCGCGGGCGCTGGGGACCGACAACATCGATCACCGCCTGCGCCAGCTCGATTTCAGCGATGATCCGCAGGCTCCCCTCTTCCCCTGGCTCGGCTCTACGATCGCCGATCTCGAGCGGATCGGTAGCGCGCTGCTCATCGGGAGCGATCCGCGCAAGGACCAACCCATCGCCAACCACAGGTTGCGCAAAGCGGCGATGCACGGCGGGGCCGTGATGGTCCTGAATCCCATCGACTTCGACTTCAACTACCGGATCGCACAGAAGCTCATCATCCCGCCGAGCCGCATGGTCGCATCACTCGCGGGGATCGCGAAGGCGCTGGCCGAGAAGCCCGCGACCAACATCGCCGAGATCTTGGGCGGCATCGAGGTCACGGACGAGCACCGGGAGATGGCGGAACGCTTGCGCGGGGCCGGATCGGGCCTCGTGCTCCTCGGCAACCTGGCGGTCTCCCACCCCCGGTGGAGCGCCCTGCGGGCGCTCGCGGGGTTCATCGCCGAGGCATCCGGGACGCGGCTCGGCTATCTGCCGGAGGCCGCGAACAGCGCCGGTGCCTGGCTGGCCGGGGTCCTGCCCCACCGGCGGTCCGGGGGTCGGGCGGTCACCGTGCCGGGGTTATCTGCCGGTGCCATGTGGGACGCCGGCATGAAGTCTTTTCTGCTTCTCGGGCTCGAGCCGGAATTGGACGCGATGCGGCCGGCCGCGGCGCTTTCGGCCTTGCACGGGGCCGAATTCGTGGTGTCACTCTCGGGCTATCGCACACCGATCATGGACGAATATGCCCATGCCCTGCTCCCGATCGCAGGCTTTGCCGAGACCGCGGGGACTTTCGTCAATGCGGCTGGCGAGTGGCAGGCGTTCGAGGCGGCCGTCTCGCCACTCGGTGAGGCCAGGCCCGGTTGGAAGGTGCTGCGGGTATTGGGCAATGCCTTAGGCTTGTCCGGCTTCGGCTTCGATGGCATCGAGGAGGTCCAGACCGAGGTACGCGGCGCCACGGGCGATGCCACGCCCGACAACCGTTTCCACCCAATGGGCGGCCGGTGGCTGTCGCTGGCCGAGGTACCGGTTGCCAGTGCGCCTGCGAACGGCGCGCTCGACCTCATCGCGCCCGTGTCCATGCACCGGCTCGACCCCTTGGTGCGCAGGGCTGGGGCCCTGCAGCGCACCGCGGACGCGGGCGACGATGGTCTCCACCTGCACCCGGTGCTGGCGCAGTCGCTCGGGCTTACCGACGGCGCCCGCGCACGCTTGCGACAAGGGAGGGCCGTGATCGAGCTGTCGGTGGCCCTGGACTCGAGCGTCCCGGAAGGTGCCGTGATGCTGTCGGCGGCGCGCGAACCGGCCAGCCGCTTGGGCGCATGCTCCGGGCCCGTGTCGCTCACGAAGGCCGCGACGTGA
- a CDS encoding NADH-quinone oxidoreductase subunit B — translation MGIAEHLNQAEHPNQGFVTTSVDTLVNWARTGSLWPMTFGLACCAVEMMHAGAARYDLDRFGVVFRPSPRQSDVMIVAGTLVNKMAPALRKVYDQMAEPRWVISMGSCANGGGYYHYSYSVVRGCDRIVPVDVYVPGCPPTAEALLYGVIQLQNKIRRTNTIARQP, via the coding sequence ATGGGCATAGCCGAGCATCTGAACCAGGCCGAGCACCCGAACCAGGGTTTCGTGACGACCTCCGTCGACACCCTCGTCAACTGGGCGCGCACCGGATCGCTCTGGCCCATGACCTTCGGGCTCGCCTGCTGCGCCGTCGAGATGATGCACGCCGGCGCCGCCCGCTATGACCTGGACCGCTTCGGCGTGGTGTTCCGGCCGAGTCCCCGCCAGTCGGATGTCATGATCGTCGCGGGGACCCTGGTCAACAAGATGGCCCCGGCGCTCCGCAAGGTCTACGACCAGATGGCCGAGCCGCGCTGGGTGATCTCGATGGGGTCCTGCGCCAACGGCGGCGGCTATTATCACTATTCGTATTCGGTAGTGCGCGGTTGCGATCGGATCGTGCCGGTCGATGTGTATGTCCCGGGTTGTCCGCCCACGGCTGAGGCGCTCCTCTATGGTGTGATCCAGCTCCAGAACAAGATCCGGCGCACGAACACCATCGCGCGCCAGCCTTGA
- a CDS encoding multicopper oxidase domain-containing protein produces the protein MDLVGHLRPAGGLDDATGRERRPDLQQPAGPAGVPRRLHQANANWNGQWKTTVPSQMSVCGCLPWGSITTRSRFLDFTGEYVVHCHFLGHEDRGMMIGVQTACPSTPQWGTTVPAGTADNCSLNLSASPQCPN, from the coding sequence ATGGATCTGGTGGGACACCTTCGGCCTGCCGGCGGTCTCGACGACGCCACAGGACGTGAACGCCGGCCCGATCTTCAGCAACCAGCAGGCCCAGCAGGTGTGCCCCGGCGTCTGCACCAGGCGAACGCCAACTGGAACGGCCAGTGGAAGACCACCGTGCCCAGCCAAATGTCGGTCTGCGGCTGCCTGCCTTGGGGCTCGATCACCACCCGAAGCCGGTTCCTGGACTTCACCGGCGAGTACGTGGTCCACTGCCACTTCCTGGGCCACGAGGACCGCGGCATGATGATCGGCGTACAGACCGCCTGCCCGTCGACCCCGCAATGGGGCACGACCGTGCCGGCCGGCACCGCGGACAACTGCAGCCTCAACCTGTCGGCCTCCCCGCAGTGCCCGAACTGA